From Actinopolymorpha cephalotaxi, one genomic window encodes:
- a CDS encoding TrmH family RNA methyltransferase, with protein sequence MSLSTRLTGPELTDTRSSRVTAARRLVKRAFRARGRQFLAEGPQAVTEALALPGVVQELFATSPAAERNPDVVAAAVAREVPIRLVSGEVFDSLAQTVTPQGVLAVCRFVDVPYAEVLAARPRLVAMLAQVRDPGNAGTVLRCADAAGADAVVLSDASVDVYNPKCVRASAGSLFHLPVAVGVPAPGGVDGLREAGVTVLAADGAGDIDLTEAGERGLLSGPTAWIFGNEAWGLPTATRALADAVVRVPVYGRAESLNLATAAAVCLYASAQAQRAPGGCRSGGGSDTQATP encoded by the coding sequence GTGTCGCTTTCCACCCGCCTGACGGGCCCCGAGCTCACCGACACCCGCTCCAGCCGGGTGACGGCGGCTCGGCGCCTGGTCAAGCGTGCCTTCCGGGCACGCGGTCGCCAGTTCCTGGCGGAGGGACCGCAGGCGGTGACGGAGGCGCTGGCGCTGCCCGGTGTGGTCCAGGAGCTGTTCGCCACCTCACCGGCGGCCGAACGCAACCCCGACGTGGTGGCGGCCGCCGTCGCCCGCGAGGTGCCGATCCGGCTGGTGTCCGGTGAGGTGTTCGACTCGCTTGCGCAGACGGTCACCCCGCAGGGTGTGCTCGCGGTCTGCCGGTTCGTCGACGTGCCGTACGCCGAGGTGCTGGCGGCCCGGCCCCGGCTGGTCGCGATGCTGGCGCAGGTCCGTGACCCTGGCAACGCCGGCACGGTCCTGCGCTGCGCGGACGCCGCGGGCGCGGACGCGGTGGTCCTGTCCGACGCGTCGGTGGACGTCTACAACCCCAAGTGCGTCCGCGCCTCCGCGGGCAGCCTGTTCCACCTGCCGGTCGCCGTGGGCGTGCCCGCGCCGGGCGGGGTGGACGGACTCCGCGAGGCCGGTGTCACGGTGCTGGCCGCCGACGGCGCCGGCGACATCGATCTCACCGAGGCGGGCGAGCGCGGGCTGTTGTCCGGGCCGACCGCCTGGATCTTCGGCAACGAGGCGTGGGGGCTGCCCACGGCCACCCGGGCGCTGGCCGACGCGGTGGTGCGGGTGCCGGTCTACGGCCGGGCCGAGAGCCTCAACCTCGCCACCGCCGCCGCCGTCTGCCTGTACGCGTCCGCCCAGGCGCAGCGGGCACCGGGCGGCTGCCGGTCCGGCGGGGGCAGCGACACCCAGGCCACTCCCTAG
- the infC gene encoding translation initiation factor IF-3 — MNERIRVPEVRLVGPNGEQVGIVRIEDALRLAQEADLDLVEVAPTARPPVCKLMDFGKFKYETAQKARESRRNQAQTVIKEMKLRPKIDPHDYDTKKGHVVRFLRQGDKVKITIMFRGREQSRPELGFRLLQRLADDIADLGFVESSPRQDGRNMIMVVTPHKRKSEARADVEADKAKRAAEREADREAERADRIQPAAAAGQAPGSEG; from the coding sequence ATCAACGAGCGGATCAGGGTTCCCGAGGTCCGGCTCGTAGGGCCGAACGGCGAGCAGGTCGGCATCGTGCGCATCGAGGATGCGCTGCGGCTGGCTCAGGAAGCCGACCTCGATTTGGTCGAGGTCGCCCCGACAGCCCGGCCGCCGGTCTGCAAGCTGATGGATTTTGGGAAGTTCAAGTACGAGACCGCCCAGAAGGCCCGCGAGTCGCGACGCAACCAGGCCCAGACGGTCATCAAGGAAATGAAGCTCCGGCCGAAGATCGACCCGCACGACTACGACACCAAGAAGGGTCACGTCGTCCGGTTCCTCCGGCAGGGAGACAAGGTCAAGATCACCATCATGTTCCGTGGGCGCGAGCAGTCGCGTCCGGAGCTGGGCTTCCGGCTGCTGCAGCGGCTCGCCGACGACATCGCGGACCTCGGGTTCGTGGAGTCCTCGCCGCGCCAGGACGGCCGCAACATGATCATGGTCGTGACTCCCCACAAGCGAAAGTCCGAGGCGCGCGCCGACGTCGAGGCCGACAAGGCCAAGCGTGCCGCCGAGCGGGAGGCCGATCGGGAAGCCGAGCGGGCCGACCGCATCCAGCCCGCCGCGGCCGCCGGCCAGGCTCCCGGCAGCGAGGGCTGA
- the pheS gene encoding phenylalanine--tRNA ligase subunit alpha, with product MSGPNTNYDPVEVTPLHADEVERMRAEAVAAIEAAADLDALRAARLAHAGDRSPLALANREIGALPPQARKDAGMRVGTARRAVNEALSGRQAELEEEREARILVEEAVDVTVPWDVEPRGARHPLTTTQEFVADVFVAMGWEVVEGPELEAEWLNFDALNIPPDHPARTTMDTFFVDPPEGGLVLRTHTSPAQARTMLTRKPPIYVVAPGRVYRTDELDATHTPVFHQVEGLVVDEGITMAHLKGTLDHFAEAMFGPGLSTRLRPYYFPFTEPSAELDLQCFVCRGESVGNPDRPCRTCSSEGWIEWGGCGIVNPRVLTACGVDAERYSGFAFGMGIERTMMFRNGIEDMRDMVEGDVRFTRPFGGEI from the coding sequence ATGTCGGGCCCGAACACCAACTACGACCCGGTCGAGGTCACGCCGCTGCACGCCGACGAGGTGGAGCGGATGCGAGCCGAGGCGGTGGCCGCGATCGAGGCCGCCGCCGACCTGGACGCCCTGCGCGCCGCTCGGCTCGCGCACGCCGGCGATCGCAGCCCGCTCGCCCTGGCCAACCGGGAGATCGGCGCCCTGCCGCCGCAGGCCCGTAAGGACGCCGGCATGCGGGTCGGCACCGCCCGGCGCGCTGTCAACGAGGCGTTGTCAGGCCGGCAGGCCGAGCTCGAGGAGGAGCGCGAGGCGCGCATCCTGGTCGAGGAGGCCGTCGACGTCACCGTTCCCTGGGACGTCGAGCCGCGCGGCGCCCGGCACCCACTGACCACCACCCAGGAGTTCGTCGCCGACGTGTTCGTGGCGATGGGCTGGGAGGTCGTCGAGGGACCCGAGCTCGAGGCGGAGTGGCTCAACTTCGACGCTCTGAACATCCCGCCGGACCACCCGGCGCGGACCACGATGGACACGTTCTTCGTCGACCCGCCCGAGGGCGGACTGGTGTTGCGTACGCACACCTCGCCGGCGCAGGCCCGGACCATGCTCACCCGCAAGCCGCCGATCTACGTCGTGGCGCCGGGCCGGGTCTACCGCACCGACGAGCTGGACGCCACGCACACCCCGGTCTTCCACCAGGTCGAGGGCCTGGTCGTCGACGAGGGCATCACGATGGCGCACCTGAAGGGCACGCTGGACCACTTCGCCGAGGCGATGTTCGGGCCGGGCCTTTCCACCCGGCTGCGCCCCTACTACTTCCCGTTCACCGAGCCGAGTGCCGAGCTCGACCTGCAGTGCTTCGTGTGCCGGGGCGAGTCGGTCGGCAACCCCGACCGGCCCTGCCGCACATGCTCCAGCGAGGGCTGGATCGAGTGGGGCGGCTGCGGCATCGTCAACCCGCGGGTGCTCACCGCCTGCGGCGTGGACGCCGAGCGCTACTCCGGTTTCGCGTTCGGCATGGGCATCGAGCGGACGATGATGTTCCGCAACGGCATCGAGGACATGCGCGACATGGTGGAGGGTGACGTGCGGTTCACCCGTCCGTTCGGAGGGGAGATCTGA
- the rplT gene encoding 50S ribosomal protein L20 → MARVKRAVNAHKKRREVLEKAKGYRGQRSRLYRKAKEQVTHSLVYSYRDRRARKGDFRRLWITRINAAARQNGITYNRLIQGLKAAGVEVDRKVLADLAVNDAPAFATLVEVARKALPAETEAAA, encoded by the coding sequence GTGGCACGCGTGAAGCGGGCGGTCAACGCCCACAAGAAGCGTCGCGAGGTCCTCGAGAAGGCCAAGGGGTACCGCGGCCAGCGATCGCGCCTCTACCGCAAGGCGAAGGAGCAGGTCACCCACTCGCTGGTCTACTCCTACCGCGACCGCCGCGCCCGCAAGGGTGACTTCCGCCGGCTGTGGATCACCCGGATCAACGCCGCGGCCCGCCAGAACGGCATCACCTACAACCGCCTGATCCAGGGCCTGAAGGCCGCCGGTGTCGAGGTCGACCGCAAGGTCCTCGCCGACCTGGCCGTCAACGACGCCCCCGCGTTCGCGACGCTGGTCGAGGTCGCCCGCAAGGCACTGCCGGCCGAGACCGAGGCCGCGGCCTGA
- a CDS encoding alpha/beta hydrolase family esterase: MPSRRRVRLAALVSSVLTLATALGSCAGPADGDRTAEARVGTPTPGATPASPATSGPPVARHASAPPAEVRLAGGRTYVLPTPARVRPGARRPLLLVLHSFGGTWRRMEHIGQFQRRAARRGYVVAYGIGAQRSWDADGCCGWSNAHHAKDVEYLADVVTDVRRRVPGIDPRRVYLTGFSNGAMMTLRALCERPHLFAAGVGVAGALVGRCRGGAPIHYLEIHGTSDAVVPYAGGRIDWLHATFPPVSDLPGTIASRAPGSVVAIRTHPCGHVWPVGGRCRLDAATIGWEFLRRYALPSPAHHVSGMARGG, translated from the coding sequence ATGCCGAGTCGCCGACGCGTACGCCTGGCCGCCCTCGTGTCCAGCGTTCTCACGCTGGCGACGGCCCTCGGAAGTTGTGCCGGTCCCGCCGACGGCGACCGGACCGCCGAGGCCAGGGTGGGCACACCGACCCCGGGCGCGACCCCGGCGTCGCCGGCCACGTCCGGTCCGCCGGTTGCCCGGCACGCGAGTGCGCCTCCCGCAGAGGTCCGGCTCGCTGGCGGCCGCACGTACGTCCTGCCCACGCCGGCGCGAGTTCGCCCGGGCGCCCGTCGCCCGCTGCTGCTCGTCCTGCACTCCTTCGGCGGCACCTGGAGGCGGATGGAGCACATCGGGCAGTTCCAGCGGCGCGCCGCCCGGCGCGGCTACGTGGTGGCGTACGGCATCGGCGCCCAGCGCTCCTGGGACGCCGACGGCTGCTGCGGGTGGAGCAACGCCCACCACGCGAAGGACGTGGAGTACCTCGCCGACGTGGTGACCGACGTCCGCCGCCGGGTGCCGGGGATCGACCCCCGTCGCGTCTACCTCACGGGGTTCTCCAACGGCGCGATGATGACGCTGCGCGCCCTGTGCGAGCGGCCGCACCTGTTCGCCGCTGGGGTCGGTGTGGCCGGTGCGCTGGTCGGCAGGTGCAGGGGTGGCGCGCCCATCCACTACCTGGAGATCCACGGCACCTCCGACGCGGTAGTCCCGTACGCCGGCGGCCGGATCGACTGGCTGCACGCGACCTTTCCGCCCGTTTCGGACCTTCCCGGCACGATCGCGTCCCGGGCGCCCGGCTCGGTGGTCGCGATCCGTACCCACCCCTGCGGCCACGTGTGGCCGGTGGGCGGGCGGTGCCGGCTGGACGCCGCCACCATCGGGTGGGAGTTCCTCCGGCGGTACGCCCTGCCGTCGCCCGCTCACCACGTGTCCGGGATGGCCCGAGGCGGCTAG
- the rpmI gene encoding 50S ribosomal protein L35: MPKMKTHSGAKKRFRVTGSGKLIHKKANRGHIMEKKNSKRARRLAAPSEIAPADTKKVKRLLGL, encoded by the coding sequence ATGCCGAAGATGAAGACCCACAGCGGGGCCAAGAAGCGCTTCCGCGTCACCGGGTCCGGGAAGCTGATCCACAAGAAGGCGAACCGCGGTCACATCATGGAGAAGAAGAACTCCAAGCGTGCCCGTCGCCTGGCCGCCCCGAGCGAGATCGCCCCGGCCGACACCAAGAAGGTCAAGCGGCTGCTCGGGCTCTGA
- a CDS encoding nucleoside/nucleotide kinase family protein: MPPSSPPLRPAPPRLHALAAQVLAAPPRLGPVRLVCVDGPACSGKTTLAARLAAALGDVPTVHMDDLYEGWDGLPTVAGRLRTWLLEPLRAGRPGRYRRYDWPRGEYAEWHEVPLRPALVVEGVGSASRVVEGLATSKLWVEAPEDVRRTRAAARDGGAFEPYWDAWAKAERDHFAAEDTRRRADLRIDGVSGAQDLP; the protein is encoded by the coding sequence GTGCCGCCCTCCTCTCCCCCGCTGCGACCCGCGCCACCGCGGCTGCACGCCCTCGCCGCGCAGGTGCTCGCCGCGCCGCCACGGCTGGGGCCGGTGCGGCTGGTGTGTGTCGACGGCCCGGCGTGTTCGGGCAAGACGACCCTGGCCGCCCGGCTGGCGGCGGCGCTGGGCGACGTGCCGACCGTGCACATGGACGACCTGTACGAGGGATGGGACGGCCTGCCCACGGTGGCCGGCCGGTTGCGTACGTGGCTGCTGGAACCGCTGCGCGCCGGACGGCCGGGACGATACCGCCGCTACGACTGGCCGCGCGGTGAGTACGCCGAATGGCACGAGGTCCCGCTCCGCCCCGCGCTCGTGGTCGAGGGGGTCGGCTCGGCGAGCCGGGTGGTGGAGGGCCTGGCCACCTCGAAGCTGTGGGTGGAGGCGCCCGAGGACGTTCGTCGCACCCGGGCCGCCGCCCGCGACGGCGGGGCGTTCGAGCCGTACTGGGACGCGTGGGCGAAGGCCGAGCGGGACCACTTCGCCGCGGAGGACACCCGGCGACGTGCCGACCTCCGCATCGACGGCGTGTCCGGCGCCCAGGACCTGCCCTAG